CAAGCCCGACGCTTCTTTCCAATCCGCCGGCAGGCTCGCGCACGCTGCCGGATTGGCCGGCAAGGCATGCCACAAGTCGGCGCTATTCCACGCCTGCGGCAACTTGCCCGGCTCGATCAGAGCGGAGGTCTGCCAGTTCGCCGCCGAGTTGCCGTTCGGTGAAAAATCGAATCGCAGTGCGTCGATACCGGAGAAAAACGCCTGATAGCCAAACGACAAATAATTGGCCGACACCGCCAGCCGGTGTCCCTTCGGCGCGTCGCCCGGCGCGTCCAGCTGATAGGCGCGCGCCGCGTCGTCGCGGCCGGAAGAAAGCATCTCCGACACGGCCTCGGCCCGTTCGCCCAGCACGCTGCCTTTCGCGTCGAGCAGCACGCCGGGAGCGGACATCACGACAAGGCGGTCGTCTTTCGTGGCGAACAGAATCGTGCGGCCAACCGCCAGCTTCAACGCGTAAACCGGCACGTCGCCGGAGAGTCTGGCGACCTGGCTCAACTGCGAGTCGCTCGCGGCGACGTTGCCGAAGCCTTGCAGCAGCTTCGCCAGACCGTTACGGCGCATCGACATCACCCAGTAGCCGAGGCGGCCATCCGGCGAGCGCCACAGCAGCACATGCGCGGGTTCGTCGAATACGCGGCGGATCAGTTCATCGCGCCAGTCGAGTTGATGTTCGAAAGCGAGACGACGCAGCGCGCCTTCCGTGGACAGCCGCGTATCGTTCGATTCGTAATAGTCGACAAAGTCCTGAGTCAGCACGTCGTGCAACAAGGGCACGCGCAAGATGTCGCGCGGCAAACGCGAGAGCGCTTCGCTGTCGATCACCGCATCCGGGTGATGAATATCGAGCACGATTTCGCTGGTGCCGGCGGCTTTGCGGTGTGCGAATGGACGCCACACCGCCTGAATGACGATGCCGGCCACGACCAGAAGACCGACTACCAGGATTGCAATCTTTTTTCGCGACATCTTCATCTGATTTTTTCTGGTTCGATGCGACGGTATTAACGTGGATGGCCGATGAATTAACTCATCGAAATCATTCGCCGAAGGCAGCGATGATAACCGATATTTTTAGCCCCAAACCGGCGGCACTCCCCATTTAACATTCAGCCATGTTTCAGGAGTTTGACGCAACTACTGAACGAACGGAATTAAATAATTTGAAAACACGTCCATTCGAAGCGGCGGCTCGAGTTAACCGGCAGGTGAAGCCGGCGGCATGCAAAGAAGGAGACGCTTGCCCCCGCTGCCGCCCTGAGCGGTGCACAGGAGGCCTGTGAGCAAGGTCCGGCCGGACGTGGGCTTACACCGCTTTACTGGATTGGGATGGTTATGCCAATCCTCCGCGATTTAGCGCCCGCATAAAAAAACCCGGCTACGCACTGCGTGCTCGCCGGGTTATTTCAGGTATTGCGCTTACTGCTTTTCCATCAATACCACGTTAGCCGTGTTAGCCGTCATCAAACGAGTGCGAGCGCCTGCTTCATTCTCTGGACACCGGTTTCGATTTCGGCTACGCCTGGCGCCGCAAATGACAGACGCAGTGCCGACAGATCGATATTATCTTTATAGAATGCGACGCCCGGTACGAACATGACGTTGCGCTCGATACAGGCGCGCAGCGTGTCGGACGCATTTTGCCCGCCCTTCAATTGCGCCCAGACAAACATGCCGCCGGCCGGGCGATGAAACGCGACGGCGTCGCCCAAATGCTCATCGAGCGCATCGCATAGCGAGCGGCACTTCGCGGCGTAGGCGTCGACGATCCGCGGCAGATGACGTTCCAGCCCGCCGCTCGCGAGGTATTCGGCGGCGATCGCCTGAGTCCACGGCGAGCTGCACAGATCGACGGTTTGTTTCGCGACCACGCAACGGCGCAAAATTTCCGCATGCGCAACCATCCAGCCGACCCGCAAACCCGGTGCAACAATTTTCGACAGACTCGAAAAATGCACGACCCAGTCGCGCGAACCGGGCACCTGATCGCTTAACGCGAGCAGCGATGGCAACGCCGCGCCCTCGAAACGCAGATCGCCATAGGGATCGTCTTCGACGATCAGAAAATGATAACGCGCCGCCAGTTTCAACAACGCCACGCGACGCTCGAGCGACAAGGTCGCGCCAGTCGGATTGGCAAAAGTTGGGACGGTGTAAAGCAGCTTCGGCGGCCGCGCCAAGGCGCCCGCTTCGGTGCCTGCCTCGAGCAACGCGGCGAGCGCGGCGACATCGAGCCCGTCCTGGTCGACCGGCACGGTCACCACGTCGGCCTCCTGCAGCTTCAATGCCTGCAAGGTCGCCGGATAGGCGGGCTGTTCCACCAGCACCACGTCGCCCGGCGCGACCAACACGCGCAGCAGCAGATCGAAACCTTGCTGCGAACCGGTCGTGACGAGCAACTCCTGCGGCGTGCAAGGCGTACCGCGACGCGTCATCAAGTGGGCGAGTTGCGCCTTGAGGACGACAAGGCCGTCCGTCGGGCCATATTGCAGACAGAGTGCAGGCTGCTGCGACGCACGCGCCGCGGCCGCATCCAGGCCCTCGCGGTCGAACAGATCGCTGGCCGGATAGCCGCCGGCAAACGAAATCATGCCGGGCTGCGCCAGATACTTGAACAGCTCGCGGATCGGCGAACCGGTCGGCGCTTCGAATGCGGGATTGAACGTGAACATGGTGACGGGCCGTTTATCTTGTCGATGGAGGGGCGGCGTCGATTGTGGCCATCGTCCGTGTGGACGGCAAACGATATCTGCGCACTACGTATTGCGTTTTCCGCATCACCTCGAACGCGCGGGCTACACCACGTTCTTCTCCACGATCGGCCGGTTTTCGAGCACGCGAGTAAAGCTCAGCGAACCGAGGTCAAGCGTCGTATAACGGCCATGCAGAATCAGTTCGCTGATGCCGCGGCCGGTTGCCGGACCCTGTTGCAAACCGTGCCCGCTAAAGCCGTTGGCAAAAATGCAGTTATCGACATCCGGGTGGTAGCCGATGATCGCATTCTGATCGAGCACGTTGTATTCGTAGTAGCCGGACCAGCAGTTCTGCACACGCAACGCTTCGAATTGCGGCACGCGATGCGCAAGCGTCGGCCAGATCACGTCGTCGAATAGCGCATGATCGACTTCGTCGAGCGGCAAATCGTCGGGATCGTTATCCGCCGACGGTGACGTGCCGCAGATAAACGATGCGCCTTCGGGCCGGAAATACACGCCTGTCGGATCAATCAGCAAAGGACACCGTTCGAGCCGTGCCGGCGACGTGACATTGAAGATGCTTCGGCGCCGGGCGAATACCGGGAGGTCGATGCCGGCCATCTGCGCGACTTTGCGCGACCAGGCGCCCGCAGCGTTGACTACCACGTCGCAGGCGTAGACCTCGCCATGCGCGGTTTGTACTTGCGTGACGTGCTTGCCGTCGCGATGCAGCGCGGTGACGTCGGCGGCAACGTAGCGCGCGCCGAGCGCCTGGGCTTTCTTGCGCAGCGCCTGCACAAGGCCATAGCCGTCAAACCAGCCCTCACCGCTTTCGCCAAAAGCGCCGGCAATCAGGTCTTCCGTGTTGAGCCAGGGAAAGCGCGCTTGCAACGCGCCTTTGTCGAGCAAACTGATGTCGGCGCCGAGCTGCTTTTGCAGCGCGTGATTCTCACGCAGCGTCGTCTCGCCGGCGGGCGTGGCGAGAAACAGATAGCCGCCTTCGTGCAGATCGATCGACGGCTTCGCGCCGTCGACTTCGAGCCGCTCGCCGATCGAGCGCAGGAACTCGATGCCGAATAGCGACATCTGAATGGAAAGCGGCGTAGAGAATTGCTGGCGAATGGATGCCGCCGACAATGCCGACGACGAACGCGCATACGTCGGATCGCGTTCGATCACCGTGACGCTGACCGACGGATCAGTCAGCCGTAGAAAATACGCAATCGAGCTGCCGATCACCCCACCGCCGACGATCACGACTTTGGAACTCACGTCTTACTCCACGAGTAGCGTGGCCGCTCAGATACAGCGGGCGGCGCAAATGGATTGCTGAAAGAAGTAGTGAACGGCGGCGCGTGAATGCGCCGCCGTTTTCTGCTAACTGCCCTACTGTTTTATGACCATGTCGCGCTATGACGACTGACCGGATCAGCCGATATTGAAGTCGATGCCCTGCGCGAGCGGCAACGCCGACGAATAGTTGACCGTGTTGGTCGCGCGGCGCATGTAGGCCTTCCACGCATCCGAACCCGACTCGCGACCGCCGCCCGTTTCCTTCTCGCCACCGAACGCACCGCCGATTTCCGCGCCGCTCGGTCCGATGTTCACGTTGGCGATTCCGCAGTCGCTGCCCGAGTCGGACAGGAAGCGTTCAGCTTCGCGCAGATCGGTTGTGAACACGCACGACGACAGACCATGCACCGCCGCATTGTTCGCCTCGACCGCATCCGCGAAATCCGAGTAGCGCAGCACGTAAAGAATCGGGGCGAAGGTTTCCTTCAGCACCACCGCCGTTTGCGACGGCATTTCGACGATGGCCGGGCGCACGTAGTAACCGCCTTCATGGCCCTTCACCTCGACGCGCTCGCCGCCGAACACCTTGCCGCCTTCGGCCGTGGCCTGCTGCAGCGCTTCCTGCATGCGAGCGTACGATTGTTTGTCGATCAGCGGCCCCATCAGCGTGCCTTTTTCGAGCGGATTGCCGATCGGCACCTTGCTGTACAGCTGCTTCAGACGTTCGATGGTCTTGTCGTACACGCTCTCGTGCACGAACAGACGCCGCAGCGACGTGCAACGCTGCCCCGCCGTTCCCACGGCCGAGAACAGGATGCCGCGCATCGCAAGCTCGTGATCCGCCGTTTGCGCGACGATGCCCGCGTTGTTGCCGCCGAGCTCGAGCAGCGAGCGGCCGAAGCGCTTCGCCACTTCGACGCCGACGGTGCGGCCCATTTCCGTGCTGCCCGTCGCGCTGACGATCGACGCACGCGGGTCGGCCACCAGCTTCGCGCCGACATCGCGGCCACCGTTGATCAGTGCGGTCAGGCCGGCCGGCGCGTCGCCGAATTCCTTCAGTGCCTCGCTGAGAATCTGGTTGACGGCAAGCGCGGTCAACGGCGTCTTTTCCGACGGTTTCCAGATCACTGCGTTGCCGCACACCAGCGCCAACGCGGCGTTCCACGACCACACCGCCGCCGGGAAGTTAAACGCCGAGATGACGACGCAGGTCCCCATGGGATGCCATGTTTCGGCCATACGATGGCCCGGGCGCTCCGACGCGATCGTCAGACCGTACAACTGGCGCGACAAACCGACCGCGAAGTCGCAGATGTCGATCATTTCCTGCACTTCGCCCAACCCTTCCTGCAGGATCTTGCCGGTTTCGAGCGTAATGATGCTGCCGAGCGCCTGCTTCTTTTCACGCAGACGATTGCCGAGCAGGCGCACCAGTTCGCCGCGGCGCGGCGCCGGGACGTTGCGCCAGGCCGTGTGCGCCTCTTTTGCATGGGCGAGCGCCGCGTCGACTTCCGCCACCGTGTTGCTGGCCACACGGCCGATGAGTTCGCCGGTGATCGGCGAATGAACCGCGATGTCGCCGGCTTGCGCCGCGTGCGCGATGCCGAGGTCGGCGAGAATGGTGGAAGCGTTCATGAGAATCCCTTTAATTTCCGATGCGAAACAAGAGTAAGTTCGGAAACTATACACGCGGTATTTTACGGCGGCAAGGGTATTTGCCCGGGGCTGGGTGGCGGATCGGGCTGAATGGGCTTGTGAGCTTGGTGCGGCGCAGAGATGGTGCGGCTTCGGGCAGCGGCGTGGGCGGCGATGGCCGGCTCCCGGGGGCGCGGTGCCGTTTGCACATTCGTTTCTTATTGGAAATTATTATCCCAAGCTCCGGCTCCGGCTCCGGCTCCGGCTCCGGCTTGGGCTTGGGCTTGAGTAGAAGGCCGCCGACGGCCGACACGATTCGCCCGCGCCGCACCTTTAGTCGCGATCATGATCAGCCTTCAGCATCGTGAGTCGCGTCTGCCCATCGAGCGTGAAGTGAGTACCGAAGCGGACCAAGCCTGCCTGACACAGATAGCAATTCATCGTGAAACTCAGCAACATGCCGGGTTCGGTATCTTCGATATCGATCTCGATCGACGCCAGGCGCGGCTCGTACTTCAGTAGCGTCGTCTCGATCGCGCCCCTGAGCTTGTGTGCGGACGATGGCAGATGGCGATAGATTTCCGACAGGTCGTCGAGTCCGTAATCGGGAAGGTGCGCGAGCCCGTAACGACGGCTATTCAAGATGCGCTGGATGTTGTCTTGCACTGACAGAAAAGTCTGCGTCGCGGCGTCGAAGTCATCGACAGCCGCACCGTTTGCGAAATGCCCTGTCACCGCCTCGAAGAGACCCGGCCCACCGCGGGTCATGCCTCTGCCTCGATCGCGCCGTCAAACTCCACCGCAATGCCGCTTTCCTCAGCGAACGACAACGTGATTCCGCGTAGCATTTGCTGCGCGGCAACGCGCACGAGCAATTCGCGCGACAGCACCGGCAGGATCTGCTGATCGAGCAGGCTGTCGATATTGCGCGCGCCGGAGTCGGGCAATTGGCACGCGCGCACAAGTTCGCGTACTAACGAGTCATCGCAGACGAGCGGTACGCCAAACCGGCGCTCGATACGCTGTGCCACCTTGTCGAGTTTCATCCGCACAATCGACGCCAGCGCCGCGGCTGCAAGCGGCCGGTATACGACCGTCTGGAAACGCGCGAGCAGCGCCGGCTGGAAGTGCTCGACAAGCAAGGGCCGAATCGTTTCCATCAGCATCGTAGTAGTGATGTCGCCGCCGGCTTCCTCGACGGTCTCCGTCGCGGCCATGATCTGTTCGCTGCCGAGGTTCGACGTCATCAGGATCACGGTATTCCGGAAGTCGATCACGCGGCCTTCGCCGTCGCGCATCAAGCCTCGATCGAACACCTGGTAGAACAGGTTCAGCACGTCGCGGTGTGCCTTTTCGACCTCATCGAGCAGAACGACGCTGTAGGAGCGTTGGCGCACGGCTTCCGTCAACACGCCCCCCACTCCGTATCCGACATAACCCGGTGGCGAGCCCTTCAACTGCGAGACCGTGTGCGCTTCCCGGTACTCGGACAGGTTGATCGTGATCAGCGCGCGCTCGCCGCCGAACATCAGGTCCGCCAACGCGCGGGCCGTTTCCGTCTTGCCCACCCCGGATGGACCGACCAGCAAGAACACGCCAAGCGGCGCTTCGTCGGACTTGAGGCCGGTCTTGGCGGTGCGCAGACTCTTGCCGAGCGCGCCGAGGGCGTCATCCTGACCCACCACGACGCGGCCGAGACGCGTCTCCAGTTCGAGCAACGTCGCGAGTTCGTCCTCCAGCAAACTGCCGACCGGCACGCCGGTCCAATCCGCGATCACGCGGGCAACCACTGCGTCGTCCACTTCCGCTTGAACCAGCGCGCCGACGCCGTGTCTGGCCAGGCCTTCATGGACCACGCGGATCGATTGTTGCAGGTCGCGACGTACGCTTTCGTCCGCGGCGGCATGCCACTGATCACGCAGTGTTTGCAGCCTGGCGGCGGCATCTTTCTGTTCGGCGAACGTCGATTCGAGTGCATCGAGTTCGACCTTGAGACTGGCTAGGCGGATGTCGATCGCGAGCAGCCGCCCGCCGACGTCTACAGATGTGGCGGCATGATCATCGACCAATGCCCCGCGTTCGACCTGCAGCGCAGCCTGTTCAGCATGGCATGCGGAAATTGCGACGGGAGTGGCTTCCGAACTCATGCGGACGCGCGCCGCGGCAGTATCGAGCAGGTCGACAGCCTTGTCCGGCAACTGGCGGCCGCTCAGGTAGCGACGCGAGAGACGCACCGCGGCCAAGACCGCCGCGTCGGTAATATGCACGCCGTGGTGCTTCGCATAGCGTTCCTTCAGGCCGCGCAACATCAGGCATGCGTTGCCATCGTCGGGTTCCTCGACCTTGATCATCTGGAAACGCCGTTCGAGCGCGGCATCGCGTTCGAAGTACTGCTTGTACTCGGACCAGGTGGTCGCGGCAATCGTACGCAACTCGCCGCGCGCCAGCGCTGGCTTGAGCAGGTTCGCCGCATCGGCGCCGCCTGCGGCGTTGCCTGCGCCGATCAACGTATGCGCCTCGTCGATGAAGAGCAGGATCGGCGTTGGCGACCGTTGTATCGCTTCGATCACATTCTTCAGACGCTGCTCGAATTCTCCTTTGACGCCGGCACCGGCCTGCAGCAAGCCGAGGTCGAGCGTTAGCACGCTGACCTCTCGGATCACCGACGGCACGTCGCCTTCGGCGATCTTCAGCGCGAGTCCTTCGACCAGCGCGGTCTTGCCAACCCCTGGCTCGCCGACGAGGATAGGATTGTTCTTACGACGGCGCGCGAGGATGTCGACCATCTGCCGGATTTCCACATCCCGGCCGAAAACCGGATCGATTTTGCCGTCGCGCGCTTTCCTGGTGATGTCGACGGTGAAACGCTGCAGCGCGTCAGTTCCCGGTTGCCCGGGTAAGCGTTCATGTGACCTGGCTGCGCACGATGCAAATGGATCGCCGAGGGTGGCATGAGACGCGGTTTCGCTCATGACCGAGCCGACCGTGGCATTGTCAGGCGCTCTACCCACGCCATCAGGCGAGGTATCGGCATCGCCACTCGGCTGTATGGATACGCCTGTCGCTTCTACCGATATCTTGTCGAGCACAGGCATCAGGCGTTCGATCTGCGCGGCCGACACCGAAAGCAGAGACCATGCATCCGGCGCGCGCAACAGATGCGGAGCATCAGCAAGCGCCGCCAGCAGATGTGACGAACGGATCGACGTGACGCCCGCTTCAAGCGAGGCGCACATCCACGCCGCTTCCAGCCATTGTCCGAGCCGATGCGACAGACCCGGTTTGCCGCGCGACTCGTGCGGAAGCCGGTCGATCGCGCTGAGCAGGCCGTTCCAGATGCCTTCCGCGTCGAGTTCGTAGTGGCGCATGATCGCCACGAGGTCGCCCTCGCCCAACTCCAGCAGCTTGATCAACCAATGTTCGATTTCAATATTGCGATGGCCGCGTGTTTCACACAGGCCGGCCGCATCGGCCAGCGCGCGAGCACAATGATCGTTAAGGCGGCGCAGGAATGGGGAAATATCTCGGGCAGTCATGGCAACGGGTAGCAGGAGCGATTCAGATAAAAGCGCACGAACCGCTTGAGGACGGTTCGTGCGTTAAAAACGGTGCCCTAGAGGAGACGCGAAGCGGCACCGTGACACGTTGCTTCTATGAACGTTCGTTCCAGCTATCGGCGTGGATGATGTTGCCGTCCTTGTACGACCACGTGATTTTCTCGTAACGCAGTTCGACGTCTTCCAGATGATTGTGCTTCTCGTAGGCCGGGTTCTTGATGTCCAGCATCTTCGGTTTGACCGCTACGACCTTTACGTTGTCGAGTTTCGTGTTGAAGTACTCCTTTTCCTTCCCCGCGTCGTCGATCTTGTACCACTTGATCTCGATGGACTTGAGCGTCTGACCGCTCGTCACCGCCTTGTACAGATACCAGCTGCTGCTGGAATATTTCACCTTCCCGGAAAAATTCATGTTCGTGGACCTCCTCGGTCTCGACATGCAGGCAATCCCTCAGGCCGCCGAATACTTCGACGTCGAGGTGGTGCTGGCGAACACGTATCCGGACGACATGCACTTCTGCGCCGACAACGTGCGCCTCTATTGCACACCCATCATCAATCTGTTCGCGCTGGAAGCGGATCCGATCACGGCGTCGCAGTATGAGACGGAATATCGCGTACACGCGCTTGAACAACGGGGCGATCACGTCGACATCTATTCGGTCGAGAGCGTGCGGGGTTTCGAAGCGGGCACTGGCCGGCGCTTCGACTATGCGCCGTTCGCCGCTTTCCGTCATCGCGGCGGCATGCTGCGCCATGAAATGCCGGATCGGTATTTCCATACGCGTATGCGACGCGGCCCATCCGGGCGCTTCGACACCTGGATTGTCCTGGGCGGTCATGCATGGGAGCACCAGGACACGCTGCCGAAAGAAACGTTGTCGCTTTCCGTCACCGGCACGAACGGCATGTTGCCGCGCAAAGGCATGCGCGACGCAGGGATCAACCGCATGCGCGGCGGCTTCACCAATATCGGCGCGGTGCGCAACCTGACCGCGCCGACTCTCCCCGTGTATCCACCAACCGGCGACCGTTTCCAGTGGCGCGTGCTGTCACATCTCGCGCCAAACTACCTGTCGCTGCTCAATGCGGAAATTTTGCGCGGGAGCCTTGCACTGTACGACTGGACCGAGGGTGAACTTAACCGGCGCCGAATTGACGCGATCACCGACGTACAACATCGGTTGCTGCAAAAGCTCGTCAAGGGCGGGCTGCAGCGCGGCGTCGAGATCGAGGTGACACTCGACAGCGCCGCCTTCGCCGGCGACGGCGATATCGAACTATTCGGCGGAATGCTGAATCGCTTTCTCGCGCTGTACGCCACGCTGAACCTGTTCACCAAACTGGTGATCGTGTCACAGCCCACTGGCCGCCGGATCGAATGGCCCGATACGAAAGGCGAAGGAGCCCCGTTTTGAACGGACCGCAATGGAGAGGCGCGGAGCAGGAACTCGCATTGGCATTTGCAAACCACGCCGACCGGCCGTTGCTGCCCGCGTTACTCGTCGACGCGGTGCGGATGAATTTCTTCCGCTTCTGCGAGCTGATCGAACTTGCCGCACCCGATCGCCCACCCATCGGCACGACCGATTCGCCGAACTCGGAGCCCGTGCGCTTTCGCTCGCGGGCGCGACTCGGTTTTCCGAACCGTGAAATCGACGCGGTCGAATACGACCTCGACAATCCGGCGATGCCGCCCGCCATACGCACGACTTTTCTCGGACTGTACGGTGTCGACGCACGCATGCCGTCGTACTTTGTCGACGAAGTCGCGCAAAATCGCGAGGGTGCCGAATCGATGTCGGCCTTCCTCGACATC
This genomic stretch from Paraburkholderia caffeinilytica harbors:
- a CDS encoding DUF2138 domain-containing protein, translated to MKMSRKKIAILVVGLLVVAGIVIQAVWRPFAHRKAAGTSEIVLDIHHPDAVIDSEALSRLPRDILRVPLLHDVLTQDFVDYYESNDTRLSTEGALRRLAFEHQLDWRDELIRRVFDEPAHVLLWRSPDGRLGYWVMSMRRNGLAKLLQGFGNVAASDSQLSQVARLSGDVPVYALKLAVGRTILFATKDDRLVVMSAPGVLLDAKGSVLGERAEAVSEMLSSGRDDAARAYQLDAPGDAPKGHRLAVSANYLSFGYQAFFSGIDALRFDFSPNGNSAANWQTSALIEPGKLPQAWNSADLWHALPANPAACASLPADWKEASGLLGKVADVGADGAAAIGDQLAGPAAVCWYAKSTLVAPVFVARVKTQDGASIAALKTALDKTFGEVIGAYEAKAVKSGDADSGYRRLPVTKHDQGGGVTVWQRPVSALSGTALSSKASFASQLSAERYFPVTLALAHGYLIFSPDTRLVDDTLAVLDKRYPALADTLAPQRLPRTIFTLTPSSAAALIEREAGAALPADQEAVFRNASRTHLVPKLHALAHYPPVSLTLPQNLPGSTGWVPVEWWFDHAKAGADSAATAGVADSPADQPGTEGD
- a CDS encoding NAD(P)/FAD-dependent oxidoreductase, encoding MSSKVVIVGGGVIGSSIAYFLRLTDPSVSVTVIERDPTYARSSSALSAASIRQQFSTPLSIQMSLFGIEFLRSIGERLEVDGAKPSIDLHEGGYLFLATPAGETTLRENHALQKQLGADISLLDKGALQARFPWLNTEDLIAGAFGESGEGWFDGYGLVQALRKKAQALGARYVAADVTALHRDGKHVTQVQTAHGEVYACDVVVNAAGAWSRKVAQMAGIDLPVFARRRSIFNVTSPARLERCPLLIDPTGVYFRPEGASFICGTSPSADNDPDDLPLDEVDHALFDDVIWPTLAHRVPQFEALRVQNCWSGYYEYNVLDQNAIIGYHPDVDNCIFANGFSGHGLQQGPATGRGISELILHGRYTTLDLGSLSFTRVLENRPIVEKNVV
- the tssE gene encoding type VI secretion system baseplate subunit TssE; protein product: MTRGGPGLFEAVTGHFANGAAVDDFDAATQTFLSVQDNIQRILNSRRYGLAHLPDYGLDDLSEIYRHLPSSAHKLRGAIETTLLKYEPRLASIEIDIEDTEPGMLLSFTMNCYLCQAGLVRFGTHFTLDGQTRLTMLKADHDRD
- a CDS encoding PLP-dependent aminotransferase family protein — protein: MFTFNPAFEAPTGSPIRELFKYLAQPGMISFAGGYPASDLFDREGLDAAAARASQQPALCLQYGPTDGLVVLKAQLAHLMTRRGTPCTPQELLVTTGSQQGFDLLLRVLVAPGDVVLVEQPAYPATLQALKLQEADVVTVPVDQDGLDVAALAALLEAGTEAGALARPPKLLYTVPTFANPTGATLSLERRVALLKLAARYHFLIVEDDPYGDLRFEGAALPSLLALSDQVPGSRDWVVHFSSLSKIVAPGLRVGWMVAHAEILRRCVVAKQTVDLCSSPWTQAIAAEYLASGGLERHLPRIVDAYAAKCRSLCDALDEHLGDAVAFHRPAGGMFVWAQLKGGQNASDTLRACIERNVMFVPGVAFYKDNIDLSALRLSFAAPGVAEIETGVQRMKQALALV
- a CDS encoding aldehyde dehydrogenase family protein; this translates as MNASTILADLGIAHAAQAGDIAVHSPITGELIGRVASNTVAEVDAALAHAKEAHTAWRNVPAPRRGELVRLLGNRLREKKQALGSIITLETGKILQEGLGEVQEMIDICDFAVGLSRQLYGLTIASERPGHRMAETWHPMGTCVVISAFNFPAAVWSWNAALALVCGNAVIWKPSEKTPLTALAVNQILSEALKEFGDAPAGLTALINGGRDVGAKLVADPRASIVSATGSTEMGRTVGVEVAKRFGRSLLELGGNNAGIVAQTADHELAMRGILFSAVGTAGQRCTSLRRLFVHESVYDKTIERLKQLYSKVPIGNPLEKGTLMGPLIDKQSYARMQEALQQATAEGGKVFGGERVEVKGHEGGYYVRPAIVEMPSQTAVVLKETFAPILYVLRYSDFADAVEANNAAVHGLSSCVFTTDLREAERFLSDSGSDCGIANVNIGPSGAEIGGAFGGEKETGGGRESGSDAWKAYMRRATNTVNYSSALPLAQGIDFNIG
- the tssH gene encoding type VI secretion system ATPase TssH, coding for MTARDISPFLRRLNDHCARALADAAGLCETRGHRNIEIEHWLIKLLELGEGDLVAIMRHYELDAEGIWNGLLSAIDRLPHESRGKPGLSHRLGQWLEAAWMCASLEAGVTSIRSSHLLAALADAPHLLRAPDAWSLLSVSAAQIERLMPVLDKISVEATGVSIQPSGDADTSPDGVGRAPDNATVGSVMSETASHATLGDPFASCAARSHERLPGQPGTDALQRFTVDITRKARDGKIDPVFGRDVEIRQMVDILARRRKNNPILVGEPGVGKTALVEGLALKIAEGDVPSVIREVSVLTLDLGLLQAGAGVKGEFEQRLKNVIEAIQRSPTPILLFIDEAHTLIGAGNAAGGADAANLLKPALARGELRTIAATTWSEYKQYFERDAALERRFQMIKVEEPDDGNACLMLRGLKERYAKHHGVHITDAAVLAAVRLSRRYLSGRQLPDKAVDLLDTAAARVRMSSEATPVAISACHAEQAALQVERGALVDDHAATSVDVGGRLLAIDIRLASLKVELDALESTFAEQKDAAARLQTLRDQWHAAADESVRRDLQQSIRVVHEGLARHGVGALVQAEVDDAVVARVIADWTGVPVGSLLEDELATLLELETRLGRVVVGQDDALGALGKSLRTAKTGLKSDEAPLGVFLLVGPSGVGKTETARALADLMFGGERALITINLSEYREAHTVSQLKGSPPGYVGYGVGGVLTEAVRQRSYSVVLLDEVEKAHRDVLNLFYQVFDRGLMRDGEGRVIDFRNTVILMTSNLGSEQIMAATETVEEAGGDITTTMLMETIRPLLVEHFQPALLARFQTVVYRPLAAAALASIVRMKLDKVAQRIERRFGVPLVCDDSLVRELVRACQLPDSGARNIDSLLDQQILPVLSRELLVRVAAQQMLRGITLSFAEESGIAVEFDGAIEAEA